A window of Deltaproteobacteria bacterium contains these coding sequences:
- a CDS encoding 3-hydroxyacyl-CoA dehydrogenase family protein, translating to MQRCAVLGAGTMGHGIAQIAAQSGFEVVLYDVTRDAAEKGLARIRANLDTGVAKGKVTAEAREAALAKLRAVDSLAALEGAQWVVEAVPEDLALKQRLLGELAKSLGPDALLASNTSSLSLTKLAAGLPHPERVIGMHFFNPPHLMKLLELVRAEQSSPETVALARALGEKLGKTCIEVRDSPGFASSRLGICLAMEAIRMVEAQVASPADIDAAMELGYNHPMGPLKLTDHVGLDVRLTIADHLRESLGSDVFRAPELLRRMVAEGKLGKKSGEGFYRYDTSLKTK from the coding sequence ATCCAGCGCTGCGCCGTGCTCGGCGCGGGCACGATGGGGCACGGCATCGCCCAGATCGCGGCGCAGTCGGGCTTCGAGGTGGTGCTCTACGACGTCACCCGCGACGCCGCCGAGAAGGGCCTCGCGCGCATCCGCGCCAACCTCGACACGGGCGTCGCCAAGGGCAAGGTCACCGCCGAGGCCCGCGAGGCCGCGCTGGCCAAGCTCCGCGCGGTCGATTCGCTCGCTGCGCTCGAGGGCGCTCAGTGGGTGGTCGAGGCCGTGCCCGAGGACCTCGCGTTGAAGCAGAGGCTCCTCGGCGAGCTCGCGAAGTCGCTGGGCCCGGACGCGCTGCTGGCCAGCAACACCAGCTCGCTCTCGCTGACCAAGCTCGCCGCGGGCTTGCCGCACCCGGAGCGCGTCATCGGGATGCACTTCTTCAACCCGCCGCACCTGATGAAGCTGCTGGAGCTGGTGCGCGCGGAGCAGTCGAGCCCGGAGACGGTGGCCCTGGCGCGCGCGCTCGGCGAGAAGCTGGGCAAGACCTGCATCGAGGTCCGCGACTCGCCCGGCTTCGCGAGCTCGCGGCTGGGCATCTGTCTGGCGATGGAGGCCATTCGAATGGTCGAGGCGCAGGTCGCGTCGCCGGCCGACATCGATGCCGCCATGGAGCTCGGCTACAACCACCCCATGGGGCCGCTGAAGCTCACCGATCACGTGGGCCTCGATGTGCGCCTGACCATCGCCGACCATCTTCGAGAAAGTCTAGGATCCGATGTTTTCCGCGCGCCGGAGCTGCTGCGTCGGATGGTGGCCGAAGGCAAGCTTGGCAAGAAGTCGGGCGAGGGGTTCTACCGCTACGACACATCGCTCAAGACTAAGTAA
- a CDS encoding enoyl-CoA hydratase/isomerase family protein, producing MALPPLSVLTCRVQGNVARIGLNRPDVRNAINKQVVDELLALLDALASDPSVAVVVLAGEGKLFASGADIGELRARRSPDALRAFNARLFQAVEDFPRPTIAAIHGFALGGGLELALACDLRVAARSAKLGLPEVGLGIYPAAGGTWRLPRLIGLGKAKELVFTGRILDGQQAHELGLVELVCVEDKLEATALELASEIAQHAPMALQVAKLSFQAAARGGDPTVAERLGQALLFDSEEKERRMTAFLDRKKEKRP from the coding sequence ATGGCCTTGCCGCCGCTGTCCGTGCTCACCTGCCGGGTGCAGGGAAACGTCGCCCGCATCGGGCTGAACCGGCCCGACGTCCGCAACGCCATCAACAAGCAGGTCGTCGACGAGCTGCTCGCGCTGCTGGACGCCCTCGCCTCGGACCCGAGCGTGGCCGTCGTCGTCCTCGCCGGCGAGGGCAAGCTCTTCGCCTCCGGCGCCGACATCGGAGAGCTCCGCGCCCGCCGCTCGCCCGATGCGCTGCGCGCCTTCAACGCCAGGCTCTTCCAGGCCGTGGAGGACTTTCCCCGCCCGACGATCGCCGCCATCCACGGCTTCGCGCTCGGCGGCGGCCTGGAGCTCGCGCTCGCCTGCGACCTTCGCGTGGCCGCGCGCTCGGCGAAGCTCGGGCTTCCCGAGGTCGGCCTGGGGATCTATCCGGCCGCCGGCGGCACCTGGCGACTGCCGCGGCTGATTGGGCTGGGCAAGGCCAAGGAGCTCGTGTTCACCGGCCGGATCCTCGACGGGCAGCAGGCGCATGAGCTGGGGCTGGTCGAGCTGGTGTGCGTCGAGGACAAGCTCGAGGCCACCGCACTCGAGCTGGCGAGCGAGATCGCCCAGCACGCGCCGATGGCCCTGCAGGTGGCCAAGCTCAGCTTCCAGGCCGCGGCGCGCGGCGGAGATCCCACGGTCGCCGAGCGGCTCGGCCAGGCGCTGCTCTTCGACTCCGAGGAAAAAGAGCGCCGCATGACCGCCTTCCTCGACCGCAAGAAGGAGAAGCGCCCGTGA
- the recO gene encoding DNA repair protein RecO, producing the protein MERASFKCVVLGSVDTGEADRVVSLFSEERGRLSAFAAHARRSVRRFGGALEPFTLVNAALVERRGDLYRFERAEILEPFTAIRDDLNDIARASYACELVREVCREREPHPELFGELVDLLFRFSNRKGGPEDLIVFELRALGWAGLRPTLEACTGCGEAPSDADRFDEDAGGILCPDCARRVRGARPISRDAADGLRALQSGVRAPMATEARREARRHLERFVAHHVGRSLKAAEFMRSLGIE; encoded by the coding sequence ATGGAGCGCGCCTCGTTCAAGTGCGTGGTGCTGGGCAGCGTCGACACCGGCGAGGCCGATCGCGTGGTCTCGCTCTTCTCCGAGGAGCGTGGGCGGCTCTCCGCCTTCGCGGCCCACGCGCGCAGGAGCGTGCGCCGCTTCGGCGGGGCGCTGGAGCCCTTCACGCTGGTGAACGCCGCGCTCGTGGAGCGGCGCGGTGACCTCTACCGCTTCGAGCGCGCGGAGATCCTCGAGCCGTTCACCGCCATCCGTGACGACCTCAACGACATCGCCCGCGCCAGCTACGCCTGCGAGCTGGTGCGCGAGGTGTGCCGCGAGCGCGAGCCGCACCCGGAGCTCTTCGGTGAGCTGGTGGACCTGCTGTTCCGCTTCTCCAACCGCAAGGGCGGCCCGGAGGACCTCATCGTCTTCGAGCTCCGCGCGCTCGGCTGGGCCGGGCTGCGACCGACCCTCGAGGCCTGCACCGGCTGCGGCGAGGCGCCCTCCGACGCCGACCGCTTCGACGAGGACGCCGGCGGCATCCTCTGCCCCGACTGCGCGCGCCGCGTGCGCGGGGCCCGGCCCATCTCCCGCGACGCCGCGGACGGCCTGCGCGCGCTCCAATCCGGCGTGCGCGCACCCATGGCCACCGAGGCCCGGCGCGAGGCGCGGCGACACCTGGAGCGCTTCGTGGCCCACCACGTCGGCCGGTCGCTCAAGGCCGCCGAGTTCATGCGTTCGCTGGGAATCGAATAG
- a CDS encoding helix-turn-helix domain-containing protein produces the protein MSDAPAPAPSAPEGFGRYLARQRELRGLTLQAVADQTKLSLGQLKALEADDFSRLPERVFVIGAVKAYARCVGLSVEETVLRLQEALGPAAGEETPVSRRRKSQQGARVGAAVAGAALLLGIWAFVHFHH, from the coding sequence GTGAGCGACGCACCGGCGCCGGCTCCCTCAGCGCCCGAAGGCTTTGGACGCTACCTGGCCCGGCAGCGCGAGCTGCGCGGGCTCACCCTCCAGGCCGTGGCCGACCAGACCAAGCTCTCCCTGGGCCAGCTCAAGGCGCTCGAGGCCGACGACTTCTCGCGGTTGCCGGAGCGCGTCTTCGTGATCGGCGCGGTGAAGGCCTATGCACGCTGCGTGGGGCTGTCGGTCGAAGAGACGGTGCTCCGCCTGCAGGAGGCGCTCGGGCCCGCCGCCGGCGAGGAGACGCCGGTGAGTCGCCGGCGCAAGAGCCAGCAGGGCGCGCGGGTGGGCGCGGCGGTGGCCGGGGCGGCGCTGCTCCTGGGAATCTGGGCGTTCGTCCACTTCCACCATTAG
- the tgl gene encoding social motility TPR repeat lipoprotein Tgl gives MKRFISIYLVLAAGLLGCPGTQTRPDDPNGSGGDKAHENATIQFSLGANDQSTGNVRQALAEYQQALVYDPNYPEAENALGLLYHLSFRQLDESEKHYLRALQIKPDYASAKNNLAALYTDEGRFDDCVRLEDEVLKDLQYKGGFLAANNEGWCLFKKGDVARGLPLIQESVRVNPEFCQGYRNLGLIYDQEGKLDMAETELSRMLKKCPDSAQAYYELGKVQLKLGKPTDAVRNFGTCRDRAKEGDPLLDECIRLEKGGKP, from the coding sequence ATGAAGCGATTTATCTCGATATATCTTGTTTTGGCAGCGGGCCTGCTCGGCTGCCCGGGCACGCAGACCCGGCCCGACGACCCCAATGGCTCCGGCGGCGACAAGGCCCACGAGAACGCCACCATCCAGTTCTCGCTGGGGGCCAACGACCAGTCCACGGGCAACGTGCGCCAGGCGCTGGCGGAGTACCAGCAGGCGCTGGTCTACGACCCCAACTACCCCGAGGCGGAGAACGCGCTGGGGCTCCTGTACCACCTCTCGTTCCGCCAGCTGGACGAGTCGGAGAAGCACTACCTCCGGGCGCTGCAGATCAAGCCCGACTACGCCAGCGCCAAGAACAACCTCGCCGCGCTCTACACCGACGAGGGCCGCTTCGACGACTGCGTGCGCCTCGAGGACGAGGTCTTGAAAGACCTGCAGTACAAGGGCGGCTTCCTGGCGGCCAACAACGAGGGCTGGTGCCTCTTCAAGAAGGGCGACGTGGCCCGCGGGCTGCCCCTCATCCAGGAATCCGTCCGGGTGAACCCCGAGTTCTGCCAGGGCTACCGCAACCTGGGCCTCATCTACGACCAGGAGGGCAAGCTGGACATGGCCGAGACCGAGCTCTCGCGCATGCTCAAGAAGTGCCCCGACTCCGCGCAGGCCTACTACGAGCTGGGCAAGGTGCAGCTCAAGCTGGGCAAGCCCACCGACGCCGTCCGCAACTTCGGCACCTGCCGCGACCGCGCCAAGGAAGGCGACCCGCTGCTCGACGAGTGCATCCGCCTGGAGAAGGGCGGCAAGCCGTGA
- a CDS encoding social motility and stimulation tgl protein translates to MYAHEPRVSHIQAAREHVVAIHQSLNTPHLAIPGKAPQSCQLYLVGTANTDGSFTVWVFLHLTETEEGVIFLSENRAFPRERYQAEWAEAQAFAESMGFMTDDLHFRERPPEDQEELIKTLPCFRKLTGVKKAAGPTKQESLARLLASF, encoded by the coding sequence ATGTACGCCCACGAACCCCGGGTCAGCCACATCCAGGCGGCGCGCGAGCACGTCGTCGCCATCCACCAGAGCCTGAACACGCCGCACCTGGCCATCCCCGGCAAGGCGCCGCAGTCATGCCAGCTCTACCTGGTGGGCACCGCCAACACCGACGGGAGCTTCACGGTGTGGGTGTTCCTGCACCTCACCGAGACCGAAGAGGGCGTCATCTTCCTCTCCGAGAATCGTGCCTTCCCCCGCGAGCGCTACCAGGCCGAGTGGGCCGAGGCCCAGGCCTTCGCGGAGAGCATGGGCTTCATGACCGACGACCTCCACTTCCGCGAGCGTCCCCCGGAGGACCAGGAGGAGCTCATCAAGACCCTCCCCTGCTTCCGCAAGCTCACCGGCGTGAAGAAGGCCGCCGGCCCCACCAAGCAGGAGAGCCTGGCTCGCCTTCTGGCCTCCTTCTGA